The following proteins are encoded in a genomic region of Sulfurimonas sp. HSL3-7:
- a CDS encoding NADP-dependent isocitrate dehydrogenase gives MSKIIWSKIDEAPALATYSFFPIAAKFCAAGGVELEQSDISLAGRVLAAMGKAEDELSKLGEVVLQPEGNIIKLPNISASVGQLKDCIAELQGQGYDIPNYPENPANDEEKALQAKYSSCLGSAVNPVLREGNSDRRAAKAVKNFAQKNPHRLKPFAENSKAYVAHMEGKGDFYGNEKSVTMDKGQKVTIALNGNELATIDALDGEVLDGTFMSVKALRAFYKQTIEDAKAKGVIWSVHLKATMMKISDPIMFGHGFEIFFEDVFKKYADTFAGLGVNPNLGMSDLEKKIAGHAQEAEIKAAFQAVVEADSPKIAMVDSDKGTTNFNAPNDIIIDASMPVVVREGGKQWDRNGDALECVAVIPDSTYGMFHQEMVADCVKNGQYDVTTMGTMQNVGLMAQKAEEYGSHPTTFELAEAGKVTVTAEDGTELMSFECEAGDIWRMSRAKDIPIKDWIRLAFERGQIEQIPVVFWLDENRAHDAQMIAKVNKYMPEFNTEGLEIHIMDVAAATRFTNERIRKGENTIAVTGNVLRDHLTDMYPILELGTSAKMLSIVPLLAGGGLFETGAGGSAPKHVDQFLAEGHLRWDSLGEFLALAESMRYIEQKHPSAALKAVTAALDTANHGYLDNNKAPGRKAGEPDNKASHFFVAQYWANALATCGDAALEAKFAPVAKELTEKEDQIMSELMAAEGKPQDIGGYFHPDDAKAEAAMRPSATLNAIIDAI, from the coding sequence ATGTCAAAAATCATTTGGTCGAAAATTGACGAAGCCCCGGCTTTAGCTACGTATTCTTTCTTCCCAATCGCAGCAAAATTTTGTGCAGCGGGTGGCGTAGAACTTGAGCAAAGTGATATCTCCCTTGCAGGTCGTGTACTTGCAGCGATGGGTAAAGCAGAAGATGAACTATCAAAACTAGGTGAAGTAGTACTTCAACCAGAAGGTAACATTATTAAGCTACCAAACATCTCTGCTTCAGTTGGTCAGCTTAAAGATTGTATCGCTGAACTTCAGGGACAAGGTTACGATATCCCTAACTATCCTGAAAACCCGGCAAACGATGAAGAAAAAGCGCTTCAGGCTAAATACAGTTCATGTCTTGGTTCAGCGGTTAACCCGGTACTTCGTGAAGGTAACTCTGACCGCCGTGCAGCAAAAGCTGTTAAGAACTTTGCACAGAAAAACCCGCACAGACTTAAGCCTTTTGCTGAAAACTCAAAAGCGTATGTTGCTCACATGGAAGGTAAAGGCGATTTCTACGGCAATGAGAAGTCTGTGACTATGGACAAAGGTCAAAAAGTTACTATCGCTCTTAACGGTAACGAGCTGGCAACTATCGATGCACTTGATGGTGAAGTACTTGACGGCACATTCATGTCAGTTAAAGCACTTCGTGCATTCTACAAACAGACAATCGAAGATGCAAAAGCAAAAGGTGTGATCTGGTCGGTTCACCTCAAAGCAACGATGATGAAAATCTCTGACCCGATCATGTTCGGCCACGGATTTGAAATCTTCTTCGAAGACGTATTCAAGAAGTATGCTGATACTTTTGCAGGACTTGGTGTCAACCCTAATCTTGGTATGTCTGATCTTGAGAAAAAGATTGCGGGTCATGCACAAGAAGCTGAGATCAAAGCGGCATTCCAAGCAGTTGTTGAGGCAGACAGCCCGAAAATCGCAATGGTTGATTCCGATAAAGGAACGACGAACTTCAACGCGCCAAACGACATCATCATCGATGCTTCTATGCCGGTAGTTGTACGTGAAGGCGGTAAGCAGTGGGATCGTAACGGTGATGCATTAGAGTGTGTGGCTGTTATCCCTGACAGTACTTACGGAATGTTCCACCAGGAGATGGTTGCTGACTGTGTTAAAAACGGTCAGTATGATGTAACGACTATGGGTACAATGCAGAACGTCGGTCTTATGGCACAAAAAGCGGAAGAGTACGGTTCTCACCCGACGACTTTCGAACTTGCTGAAGCTGGTAAAGTAACTGTAACAGCTGAAGACGGTACAGAGCTTATGAGCTTTGAGTGTGAAGCAGGTGATATCTGGCGTATGTCTCGTGCAAAAGACATCCCGATTAAAGACTGGATCCGTCTTGCATTCGAACGTGGCCAAATCGAGCAGATCCCTGTCGTCTTCTGGTTGGATGAAAACCGTGCGCACGATGCTCAAATGATCGCAAAAGTAAACAAGTATATGCCGGAGTTCAACACTGAGGGTCTTGAAATCCACATCATGGATGTCGCAGCTGCTACACGTTTCACTAACGAGCGCATCCGTAAAGGTGAAAACACGATCGCTGTAACAGGTAACGTCCTTCGTGACCACCTGACAGACATGTACCCGATCCTTGAGCTTGGTACATCGGCTAAAATGCTTTCGATCGTTCCACTTCTTGCAGGCGGCGGTCTGTTCGAAACGGGTGCGGGCGGTTCTGCTCCTAAACACGTTGACCAGTTCCTTGCAGAGGGTCACCTTCGCTGGGATTCACTGGGTGAATTCCTTGCGCTTGCAGAGTCTATGCGTTATATCGAGCAAAAACATCCAAGTGCTGCACTAAAAGCGGTTACTGCGGCATTGGATACAGCAAACCATGGTTACCTGGATAACAATAAAGCGCCTGGCCGTAAAGCCGGTGAGCCAGATAACAAAGCATCTCACTTCTTCGTTGCACAGTACTGGGCGAATGCACTTGCAACGTGTGGTGATGCAGCACTTGAAGCGAAATTTGCTCCTGTTGCTAAAGAGCTGACTGAGAAAGAAGATCAGATCATGTCTGAACTTATGGCAGCGGAAGGGAAACCTCAGGATATCGGTGGTTACTTCCACCCGGATGATGCAAAAGCAGAAGCTGCTATGCGTCCATCTGCGACACTTAACGCGATTATCGATGCTATCTAA
- the mltG gene encoding endolytic transglycosylase MltG: protein MALIIALSFMYYLNLGLTTSKVLYVPQGSITKIIAHMQHKNIDVSPLDAFFMRFVGMPQQGWINMGRTHLTHADFLYRLSTAKAAMINVTLIPGETTYIFLQEMAKELSLDHKTLMLEFGKQSRFKEGAFVPDTYKLPLGITEEAVIELLLNRSQKKMREWSKKIFGTYNEAKWYKYLILASVIQKEAASIDEMPIVSSVIQNRLNKKMKLQMDGALNYGKYSHIKITPARIRNDKTTYNTYKYKGIPNDPVCNVSLPAVRAAIFPAKTDYLYFMKNKKGKHDFTRYYSTHIGNIKRATK from the coding sequence ATGGCTCTGATAATAGCGCTGTCGTTCATGTACTACCTAAATCTGGGCCTCACGACCTCGAAAGTGCTTTATGTTCCCCAAGGATCAATTACCAAAATTATAGCACATATGCAACATAAAAATATCGACGTTTCTCCTCTGGACGCCTTTTTTATGCGCTTTGTCGGTATGCCGCAGCAAGGTTGGATCAACATGGGCAGGACGCACTTGACGCATGCCGATTTTCTTTATCGGCTCTCAACAGCCAAAGCAGCGATGATCAACGTTACATTGATACCCGGGGAGACGACTTATATCTTTTTACAAGAGATGGCGAAAGAGTTGTCCCTTGATCATAAAACGCTCATGCTGGAGTTCGGAAAACAGTCCCGCTTTAAAGAGGGCGCTTTTGTACCTGATACCTATAAACTACCGCTTGGCATAACAGAGGAGGCGGTGATCGAACTTCTTTTGAACCGTTCGCAGAAAAAGATGCGGGAGTGGTCGAAGAAGATCTTCGGCACCTATAATGAGGCCAAGTGGTATAAGTATCTCATATTGGCTTCAGTGATACAGAAGGAAGCTGCATCAATAGATGAGATGCCGATCGTGAGTTCCGTTATACAGAACCGTCTCAATAAAAAGATGAAACTGCAGATGGACGGCGCTCTGAACTACGGCAAGTATTCGCATATTAAGATCACACCGGCGCGTATTCGAAATGACAAAACCACCTATAATACGTATAAATATAAGGGTATTCCAAATGACCCTGTTTGCAATGTCAGCTTGCCGGCTGTTCGTGCTGCCATCTTTCCAGCCAAGACCGATTACCTCTATTTTATGAAAAACAAGAAGGGTAAACACGATTTCACACGTTACTATTCTACACATATTGGCAACATAAAGCGTGCTACCAAATGA
- a CDS encoding AsmA-like C-terminal domain-containing protein, with translation MNDSAIIRAISKIHSTIIDLLIFIFAALFTIYFTLHIGLKMDNFILPGINIEQLYIKWDEKIVVDIESIKITKSNTRSTFNIKSIDPQSLLKQSRILDSLFSDITIKNIHYNDINATFRYIEHDAGYVNIDGPMLKLTTAVTMNDDHLLINIKDLQELSNKSSMNGKILIDTNERKLYGDLNINAGDVMPLKLYLLADQEKVRLWGKGAQPFTKPIKPAIRIAHLHPKVEPWVADYHSGKTVTLEYFKGTLVYDDPITLLDTLDARLRYDDMQYTFAPGYAPVYAKYTDVTFKDRVLNIYPREATYYGQPGEKTWLKIDFTDPSHPVLTVDVDTNAQLTKEMLPWLKGYGITLPFYQTKGTTTVKLAIAVALNHIHVNAEGYFKTDEATFNFSNTDIDVKNVLVNLKDTDVDIQKLNASLLDNAINAEFKGKINPVKQTGKFTIALHRLHFQNGGNVFEMDPQYAPLNFSYLIKPNKDRLTIPKSYWLFNQSPITINPLHAPFDFSSLSGHVPTVLVSSGNLFKSYVTGQFNIKKLQTDLTVDLLTLKTPLLSLQQTYIPLEIKYKDGLYINVKKQSEWKLGNNRFTLFPSILSYKEDLLYIQDAHFSLNNILDSYLSGAYNTLDDRGTFTLKGLQAKTDDTVLLATRRDLKVFLKKKGNEHLVTIPALDLNYQKDKAGWSVDINNINNLSALSPFLTEYNMTKGEMHLRSRTDSDTINLHGNLPYPYSILVKNNVPLNTFSFSGTYDNDQLALTINDDIQANLRNNRLAIKAKDIGFDLFAISDLIKDHPVVDTNTTKSRFRVKIEADNSYLYLNEARRIPADRLLLQYANKDLNTQLLHGEKGGIALEYSNKKLFIYGDGLNDAFMNELAEFSDFKGGELSFYISGSTDDLEGVIQIKKTIVKDYKIISNIFAFINTIPALVTFSVPHYTTKGLKVNDAYAGFSLKENMLTIKGFHVNAEELAFNGKGTVDLNTRTLDVETSLVTDATKNLARIPFLGYILVGKEDNKATTTITLTGAITDPKIENTLAKDIGIAPFNILKRALTFPAHYIDKAQQAIDEKKSEQ, from the coding sequence ATGAACGACAGCGCTATTATCAGAGCCATCTCCAAGATCCACTCCACCATCATTGATCTGCTTATTTTCATCTTCGCTGCTCTTTTTACAATCTATTTTACACTGCACATCGGGCTAAAAATGGACAATTTCATCCTACCCGGCATTAATATTGAGCAATTATACATAAAGTGGGATGAAAAGATAGTTGTCGATATCGAATCGATAAAGATTACAAAAAGTAACACAAGAAGTACATTCAATATTAAAAGCATTGACCCGCAAAGCCTATTAAAACAGTCTAGAATTCTGGACAGTCTCTTCTCAGACATAACCATCAAAAACATCCATTACAATGATATAAATGCTACTTTTCGTTACATAGAGCACGATGCGGGCTATGTCAACATTGACGGCCCGATGTTAAAACTAACGACTGCTGTCACTATGAATGACGATCATCTGCTTATCAACATCAAAGACCTTCAGGAGTTATCGAATAAGAGCAGTATGAACGGCAAAATTTTGATCGACACTAACGAACGTAAACTCTACGGCGATCTCAATATCAATGCCGGCGATGTGATGCCGCTTAAACTCTATCTTCTGGCAGACCAGGAAAAAGTCCGATTGTGGGGGAAAGGGGCGCAACCTTTTACAAAACCCATCAAGCCGGCTATTCGTATCGCACATCTGCATCCAAAAGTCGAACCGTGGGTTGCAGACTACCATAGCGGCAAAACGGTTACTCTGGAGTATTTTAAAGGTACCCTCGTCTATGACGATCCAATTACCCTACTTGATACACTTGATGCCAGACTGCGCTATGATGATATGCAATACACCTTTGCACCAGGATATGCTCCTGTTTACGCCAAATATACCGATGTCACTTTCAAAGACCGTGTCTTGAACATCTATCCCAGGGAAGCGACCTATTATGGTCAGCCTGGTGAAAAGACCTGGTTGAAGATTGACTTTACCGATCCTTCCCATCCTGTTTTGACGGTTGATGTCGATACAAACGCACAATTGACAAAGGAGATGCTCCCGTGGCTCAAAGGCTATGGTATCACCCTCCCTTTTTATCAGACAAAAGGGACAACCACCGTCAAACTTGCCATAGCTGTTGCATTAAATCACATTCATGTCAACGCCGAAGGGTATTTCAAGACAGATGAAGCAACGTTTAACTTCTCTAATACCGATATTGATGTCAAAAATGTCCTTGTCAATCTAAAAGATACAGATGTTGATATTCAAAAGCTCAATGCATCACTGCTTGACAATGCCATCAATGCCGAATTCAAAGGAAAAATCAACCCGGTGAAGCAGACAGGAAAATTCACTATTGCACTGCACAGACTTCATTTTCAAAATGGCGGCAATGTATTTGAGATGGACCCGCAATATGCACCGCTGAATTTTTCGTATCTTATTAAACCAAACAAGGACAGACTGACTATTCCAAAAAGCTATTGGCTTTTCAACCAAAGCCCTATCACGATCAATCCTCTTCATGCCCCTTTCGATTTTTCAAGCCTCAGCGGTCATGTACCGACCGTTTTAGTCAGCAGTGGGAATCTTTTTAAAAGCTATGTTACAGGGCAATTCAATATTAAAAAACTTCAAACCGATCTTACTGTCGATCTTTTAACATTGAAAACGCCTTTACTCTCTTTGCAGCAGACCTATATTCCACTTGAAATAAAGTATAAGGACGGTCTCTATATTAATGTCAAAAAGCAGTCGGAGTGGAAACTTGGCAACAATAGGTTCACTCTCTTTCCGTCCATCTTATCCTACAAAGAGGATCTCCTCTATATCCAGGATGCCCATTTCTCTCTCAACAACATTCTGGATTCCTATCTTAGCGGTGCCTACAACACTCTCGATGATAGAGGAACGTTCACCCTTAAAGGACTGCAGGCAAAAACGGATGATACGGTCTTGCTTGCGACACGAAGAGATCTGAAAGTCTTCCTGAAAAAAAAAGGCAACGAACATTTAGTCACAATCCCGGCCCTTGACCTTAACTATCAAAAAGACAAAGCCGGCTGGAGCGTGGACATCAACAATATCAATAATCTATCAGCACTATCCCCTTTTCTGACAGAGTACAACATGACTAAAGGAGAGATGCATCTTCGTTCACGTACCGATTCCGATACGATCAATCTTCATGGCAATCTCCCTTACCCCTACAGCATCCTCGTCAAAAACAATGTACCCCTCAATACGTTCAGCTTTAGCGGTACCTATGACAACGATCAGCTTGCCTTGACGATCAATGACGATATCCAGGCAAATTTGCGAAATAACCGGTTGGCTATTAAAGCCAAGGATATCGGGTTTGATCTCTTTGCTATCTCTGACCTGATCAAAGACCATCCTGTCGTAGACACCAACACTACGAAGAGCCGTTTCAGGGTCAAAATAGAAGCGGACAACAGTTATCTCTATCTTAACGAAGCACGTCGCATACCGGCGGACAGACTTCTTTTACAGTATGCAAACAAAGATCTGAATACACAATTGCTGCATGGCGAAAAAGGCGGTATAGCACTTGAATACAGCAACAAAAAGCTCTTTATTTACGGGGATGGCCTTAACGACGCCTTTATGAACGAACTTGCAGAGTTTTCTGATTTTAAAGGCGGCGAACTCAGTTTTTATATCTCGGGCAGTACGGATGATCTTGAAGGTGTAATACAGATCAAAAAAACGATTGTAAAAGATTACAAGATCATAAGCAACATCTTTGCTTTCATCAACACCATCCCGGCCCTGGTCACGTTTTCCGTTCCGCACTACACAACAAAAGGGCTCAAGGTCAATGATGCCTATGCGGGATTTTCTCTGAAAGAGAACATGTTGACGATCAAAGGCTTTCATGTCAATGCAGAAGAACTCGCCTTTAATGGTAAAGGCACTGTCGACCTTAATACCAGGACACTCGATGTGGAGACCTCCCTCGTGACGGATGCGACTAAAAATCTCGCCAGAATCCCATTTCTGGGCTATATTCTTGTCGGTAAAGAAGACAACAAAGCGACCACAACGATCACATTGACAGGCGCTATAACAGATCCGAAAATTGAAAATACCCTGGCTAAAGATATCGGCATAGCCCCGTTCAATATTCTTAAACGCGCCCTTACTTTTCCGGCACACTATATCGACAAGGCCCAACAAGCGATCGATGAAAAGAAAAGCGAACAGTGA
- a CDS encoding ABC transporter permease, with product MNKTSIVPYLVKRFLRFDIDQPFIFLSALLAFTGIAIGVMVLIIAMALMNGFDNEFKKKLTVMNYPLTVYPRFYGSVNEGLLLDLEQKFPDLAMSPYITSSVIARSGSVLEGGYLFGVDFKHEVKVNAVLKEALQDREVKKFQVVIGKSLKDEFDLYVDDKLTYIFTEMDPGGLAVTPKLKRFTIKGVFDSGLSAYDKAYAYTTMESMQRIMHLPSNQYDGIHIYTEHPQELIEVIREALPVGATIKGWWQDNMNFFAALELEKRSLFIVLMLIILIAAINIISSLLMTVMNRRSEIALLISLGTSAGEIRMVFLYLGIVIGISGIFIGSILGLSGLWVLSTFDIVTLPKDVYPTSKLALDLSLVDFFSILGGAFVIVLLSAWYPAKKASEVDVLTVLRNE from the coding sequence ATGAATAAAACATCCATTGTTCCCTACCTTGTCAAACGTTTTCTGCGTTTTGACATAGATCAACCCTTTATCTTTCTATCGGCTCTCTTGGCTTTTACAGGCATTGCTATCGGCGTGATGGTGCTTATCATTGCGATGGCATTGATGAACGGCTTTGACAACGAGTTCAAGAAAAAACTGACGGTGATGAACTATCCGCTTACGGTCTATCCGCGTTTTTACGGCTCTGTCAACGAAGGGCTGCTGCTTGATCTTGAACAGAAATTTCCTGACCTCGCAATGAGCCCTTATATCACCTCTTCAGTGATCGCACGCAGCGGAAGCGTCCTGGAAGGCGGCTATCTGTTCGGCGTTGATTTTAAACATGAGGTGAAGGTCAATGCTGTACTCAAAGAGGCGTTGCAGGACAGAGAGGTTAAAAAGTTCCAGGTGGTTATCGGCAAGTCGCTCAAAGATGAGTTTGATCTCTACGTCGATGACAAGCTGACCTATATCTTTACGGAGATGGACCCGGGCGGCCTTGCAGTGACACCTAAACTCAAGCGCTTCACCATCAAAGGGGTCTTTGATTCCGGTCTCAGCGCCTATGACAAGGCCTACGCCTATACGACGATGGAGTCGATGCAGCGCATCATGCATCTGCCGTCAAATCAATATGACGGCATCCATATCTATACGGAACATCCGCAAGAGCTGATCGAGGTGATCCGGGAGGCATTGCCGGTAGGTGCGACGATCAAAGGGTGGTGGCAGGACAATATGAACTTTTTTGCCGCACTTGAACTTGAAAAGCGCTCCCTTTTTATTGTGCTGATGCTGATCATCCTGATCGCTGCTATCAACATCATCTCATCGCTTCTGATGACGGTGATGAACCGCCGCAGCGAGATCGCACTTTTGATCTCTCTCGGCACTTCTGCGGGTGAGATACGAATGGTCTTCTTATATCTGGGCATCGTCATAGGTATCAGCGGTATCTTTATCGGTTCGATCCTCGGATTGAGCGGCTTATGGGTTTTGAGCACGTTCGATATTGTCACACTACCGAAAGATGTCTATCCGACATCAAAGTTGGCTTTGGATCTCAGCCTGGTTGACTTTTTCTCCATTTTGGGAGGCGCCTTTGTCATCGTGTTGCTTTCAGCATGGTACCCGGCTAAGAAGGCGAGTGAAGTGGACGTACTAACAGTGCTTCGTAACGAATAG
- the secA gene encoding preprotein translocase subunit SecA, whose translation MIQTTFGKIFGTKNDRELKKYNKRVKQINSLEEKYAALGDEELKAAFEAIRQEVLSEQKSLDNVLVDSFAITREASKRVLGMRHYDVQLIGGMTLHEGRIAEMKTGEGKTLVATLPVVLNAITGKGVHVVTVNDYLASRDARDLEPLYNFLGLSVGTILEKSHDPALKIAGYEADITYGTNNEFGFDYLRDNMSFSKEQMAQRGHHFVIVDEVDSILIDEARTPLIISGPVSRTLENYARANEVALKMEKDVDFTVDEKDKVVLTTEEGIAKAEELFGVENLYAIENSALSHHMDQALKANYLFVKDVDYVVKEGEVVIVDEFTGRLSEGRRFSEGLHQALEAKEGVSVKEETQTLADITFQNYFRMYEKLAGMTGTAQTEATEFSQIYKLDVVSIPTNVPVQRIDQNDLIYKTEQEKFDAVIAEIKALAKIGRPVLVGTASIEKSEVLHELLKKEKIAHTVLNAKNHEQEGEIIKNAGAKGAVTIATNMAGRGVDIKISDEIKALGGLCIIGTERHENRRIDNQLRGRAGRQGDPGSSRFYLSLEDNLLRIFGSDRIKTIMERLGVEDGEYIESKMVTRAVEKAQKKVENLHYEGRKSIVEYDDVANEQRKIVYRFRNELLDQNFDIKSKVEQIRSEYVEVALNRIEIFDGGTREDFDLERLVLAIKEECNFDLDLNALENREYDELLENVEEQLKADYEKKMAQVPDDVQRAIEREIYLKTLDRSWRDHLYQMDSMKTGIRLRAYNQKDPLVEFKKESFNLFTELVEVIKYETIKTLQIIQFSMQDPEEEAAALARQQEIEQKQLEMSMELNLHEDDAPLVEKKVARNDPCPCGSGKKYKNCCGQSGPKKGAFATV comes from the coding sequence ATGATTCAAACGACCTTCGGAAAGATTTTCGGTACAAAAAACGACCGTGAACTTAAAAAATATAATAAACGCGTCAAGCAGATCAACAGTTTGGAAGAGAAGTATGCCGCTCTTGGTGATGAGGAACTTAAAGCGGCTTTTGAGGCGATCAGGCAAGAGGTGCTCTCAGAGCAGAAAAGTCTCGACAATGTGCTGGTCGATTCGTTTGCAATAACACGCGAAGCGAGTAAGCGTGTGCTTGGCATGCGCCATTACGATGTCCAGCTTATCGGCGGTATGACGCTGCATGAAGGGCGTATTGCCGAGATGAAAACAGGTGAGGGGAAAACGCTTGTTGCGACCCTTCCGGTTGTCCTGAACGCGATTACAGGCAAGGGTGTCCATGTCGTCACAGTCAACGACTATCTTGCATCGCGAGATGCACGTGATCTTGAGCCGCTCTACAACTTTTTGGGGCTGAGTGTCGGTACGATCCTCGAGAAAAGTCATGATCCGGCTTTGAAAATTGCCGGTTATGAGGCAGACATCACCTACGGCACCAACAATGAATTTGGTTTTGACTACCTGCGCGACAATATGAGCTTTTCAAAAGAGCAGATGGCGCAGCGCGGCCACCATTTTGTCATCGTCGATGAAGTGGATTCGATCCTCATCGATGAGGCACGTACACCGCTTATCATCTCCGGCCCTGTCAGCCGCACGCTTGAGAACTATGCGCGTGCCAATGAAGTCGCCCTGAAGATGGAAAAAGATGTCGACTTTACCGTTGATGAGAAAGACAAGGTCGTCCTGACAACCGAAGAGGGGATCGCCAAAGCGGAGGAGCTGTTCGGTGTAGAGAACCTCTACGCGATTGAAAACTCGGCACTGTCGCACCATATGGACCAGGCGCTCAAGGCAAACTATCTCTTCGTCAAAGATGTTGACTACGTGGTCAAAGAGGGTGAAGTGGTTATTGTTGATGAGTTTACGGGCCGTCTGAGCGAAGGGCGCCGTTTCTCCGAGGGGCTTCACCAGGCGCTTGAGGCGAAAGAGGGCGTCTCCGTAAAAGAGGAGACGCAGACCCTTGCGGACATTACTTTCCAGAACTATTTCAGGATGTATGAGAAGCTTGCCGGTATGACGGGTACGGCTCAGACCGAAGCGACGGAGTTCTCACAGATCTATAAGCTGGATGTCGTCTCCATTCCGACCAATGTACCTGTTCAGCGTATTGACCAAAACGACCTTATCTATAAAACGGAACAAGAGAAGTTCGACGCTGTTATCGCCGAGATCAAAGCCCTGGCAAAAATCGGCCGCCCGGTACTGGTGGGTACGGCATCGATAGAGAAGTCCGAAGTGCTCCACGAACTTCTGAAAAAAGAGAAGATCGCGCACACGGTCCTGAATGCGAAGAACCACGAGCAAGAGGGTGAGATTATTAAAAATGCCGGTGCAAAAGGGGCTGTTACGATTGCGACCAACATGGCCGGACGCGGGGTCGACATCAAGATCTCGGATGAGATCAAAGCGCTCGGCGGACTCTGTATCATCGGTACGGAGCGTCACGAGAACCGCCGGATTGACAACCAGCTGCGCGGCCGGGCCGGGCGTCAGGGTGATCCGGGAAGCTCACGCTTCTACCTTTCACTCGAAGACAACCTGCTGCGCATCTTCGGAAGCGACCGTATCAAAACGATCATGGAACGCCTCGGTGTCGAAGACGGTGAGTACATCGAATCGAAAATGGTGACACGTGCCGTTGAAAAAGCGCAGAAAAAAGTAGAGAATCTGCACTATGAAGGGCGTAAAAGTATCGTCGAATACGATGATGTCGCCAATGAACAGCGCAAGATTGTCTACAGGTTCAGAAATGAGCTTCTGGACCAGAATTTCGATATCAAGTCCAAGGTCGAACAGATCAGAAGCGAATATGTCGAAGTGGCACTCAACCGCATTGAGATCTTTGACGGCGGTACGCGTGAGGATTTTGATCTTGAACGTTTAGTGCTTGCTATCAAAGAAGAGTGTAATTTTGATCTTGATCTCAATGCCTTGGAAAACAGAGAGTACGATGAGCTACTTGAGAATGTCGAAGAGCAGCTTAAAGCGGATTATGAGAAGAAGATGGCACAGGTGCCTGACGACGTACAGCGTGCTATTGAACGAGAGATCTATCTTAAAACGCTGGACAGATCATGGCGTGACCACCTCTACCAGATGGACAGCATGAAAACCGGTATCCGTCTGCGTGCCTATAATCAAAAAGATCCGCTTGTGGAGTTCAAAAAAGAGAGTTTCAACCTCTTTACCGAACTGGTTGAAGTGATCAAGTATGAAACGATCAAGACACTTCAGATTATTCAGTTCTCAATGCAGGACCCGGAAGAAGAGGCGGCTGCACTGGCCAGACAGCAGGAGATCGAGCAGAAACAGCTGGAGATGAGCATGGAGCTTAACCTTCATGAAGATGATGCGCCGCTTGTAGAGAAGAAAGTTGCACGTAATGACCCTTGCCCGTGCGGTTCGGGTAAAAAATATAAAAACTGCTGCGGCCAGAGCGGTCCGAAAAAAGGTGCTTTCGCAACAGTCTGA
- the lolA gene encoding LolA-like outer membrane lipoprotein chaperone produces the protein MRLLFAALLSITSLFAISEKTDTMQADFVQTITDDKNSTITYRGDMLAKRPNMALWHYKEPVQKSVYITARNVTVIEPELEQVIIKKLNGSVDILAILGAAEHVGKNSYRAYYSGKEYLISIKDDKIDTISYTDAFDNRVSIVFDKQQINQKIEDSRFKATIPQDFDIISE, from the coding sequence ATGCGTCTTCTCTTTGCTGCCCTGCTCTCTATCACGTCACTTTTTGCTATCAGTGAAAAGACCGACACCATGCAAGCCGATTTTGTTCAGACCATTACAGATGATAAGAACAGCACGATCACCTACAGAGGCGATATGCTTGCAAAACGCCCGAATATGGCACTATGGCACTATAAAGAGCCTGTCCAGAAAAGTGTCTATATCACGGCGCGGAATGTCACCGTCATCGAACCCGAACTCGAACAGGTCATTATAAAAAAACTAAATGGAAGCGTCGACATCCTTGCTATTCTTGGCGCTGCAGAGCATGTGGGCAAGAACAGTTACAGAGCCTACTACAGCGGCAAAGAGTACCTTATCAGTATCAAAGACGACAAGATCGATACCATCAGCTATACCGATGCTTTTGATAACCGGGTCAGCATCGTTTTTGATAAACAACAGATCAATCAAAAAATAGAAGACAGCCGCTTTAAAGCGACCATCCCTCAGGATTTCGACATCATCTCTGAGTAG